Proteins found in one Quercus robur chromosome 2, dhQueRobu3.1, whole genome shotgun sequence genomic segment:
- the LOC126711816 gene encoding uncharacterized protein LOC126711816, which translates to MGSDKQSVGLLETLKMERVRTIFTPAYPYPHEHSRHAIIAVVIGCLFFISSDNIHTLVEKLDNNIKWWSMYGCLLGFFYFFSSPFIGKTIKPSYSNFSRWYIAWILVAAVYHLPSFQSMGVDMRMNLSMFLTIFVSSILFLIVFHIIFYGLWYIGLVSRVAGKRPEILTILQNCAVLSIACCVFYSHCGNRAILRERPLERKNSNWFAFWKKQERNTWLAKFLRMNELKDQVCSSWFAPVGSASDYPLLSKWVIYGELACNGSCVGSADGISPIYSLWATFIGLYIANYVVERSTGWALAHPVSVKEYEKFKKKQMKPDFLDMVPWYSGTSADLFKTVFDLLVSVTVFLGRFDMRMMQAAMSKVQDGGEQGDLLYDHLSEKDEMWFDFMADTGDGGNSSYAVARLLAQPSIRLTRGDSVVTLPRGNLLLIGGDLAYPNPSAFTYERRFFRPFEYALQPPVWYKPEHVAVNKPEVPCGVSELKQYDGPQCFVIPGNHDWFDGLNTFIRYICHKSWLGGWFMPQKKSYFALQLPKRWWVFGLDLALLGDIDVYQFKFFSEVVKNKVGDEDSVIIMTHEPSWLIDWYWDDVSGKNISHLISDYLKGRCKLRMAGDLHHYMRHSSVKSDGPVHVPHLLVNGCGGAFLHPTHVFSKFKKFQGVSYECKAAYPSYVDSSRIALGNILKFRKKNWQFDFIGGIIYFILVFSMFPQCKLDHILQERSFSGHLRSFIGTVWSAFIYMLEHSYVSLAGALLLLIVAITFVPPKVSRKKRVIIGVLHVSAHLASALILMLLLELGVETCVQHKLLATSGYHTLYQWYRTVESEHFPDPTGLRARIEQWTYGLYPACIKYLMSAFDIPEVMAVTRSNLCKNGIDSLSRAGAYVYYASVFLYFWVFSTPVVSLVFGSYLYICINWLHIHFDEAFSSLRIANYKAFTRFHIKSDGDLEVFTLAVDKVPKEWKLDPDWEAESKESRQFSHLNKFPSKWSAAATHQDPLHTVKIVDQFVIQRTDKSDIGSSNGSVNQ; encoded by the exons ATGGGTTCTGATAAGCAGTCTGTTGGTTTACTGGAGACACTCAAAATGGAGAGAGTTAGAACAATTTTTACTCCGGCATATCCGTACCCACATGAACATTCACGGCATGCTATAATTGCTGTTGTTATAGGTTGCCTGTTTTTTATCTCATCAGATAACATCCATACTCTTGTAGAGAAGTTGGACAACAATATTAAATGGTGGTCTATGTATGGCTGTTTGCTTggtttcttctatttcttttcatCTCCATTTATAGGGAAGACTATTAAACCAAGCTATTCTAATTTCAGTCGGTG GTACATAGCCTGGATTTTAGTAGCAGCTGTGTATCATCTTCCTAGTTTTCAGTCAATGGGAGTGGATATGAGGATGAATCTGTCAATGTTTTTAACAATATTTGTCTCTtctattttgtttcttattgtATTCCATATTATCTTTTATGGTCTTTGGTACATTGGCCTTGTTTCACGTGTGGCTGGAAAGAGACCAGAGATCTTGACCATTCTTCAAAATTGTGCT GTTCTTAGTATAGCCTGCTGTGTTTTTTATAGTCATTGCGGCAACCGTgctattttgagagagagaccgCTTGAACGGAAAAACTCTAATTGGTTTGCTTTTTGGAAAAAACAAGAGCGAAACACATGGCTTGCAAAGTTCCTCCGTATGAATGAGTTGAAAGACCAGGTCTGCTCATCTTGGTTTGCTCCAGTTGGTTCAGCAAGTGATTATCCACTTTTGTCCAAATGGGTTATCTATGGCGAG TTAGCTTGCAATGGCTCATGTGTTGGTTCAGCGGATGGAATATCTCCCATATACTCACTATGGGCTACATTTATAGGTCTTTACATTGCCAATTATGTAGTGGAAAGGTCAACAGG GTGGGCTCTTGCTCATCCTGTGTCAGTTAAAGAATATGAGAAATTCAAGAAGAAGCAAATGAAGCCTGATTTTTTGGATATGGTTCCTTGGTATTCAGG GACATCAGCTGATTTATTCAAGACTGTTTTTGATCTCCTGGTATCAGTAACTGTCTTTCTTGGTCGTTTTGACATGCGTATGATGCAG GCAGCAATGAGCAAGGTTCAAGATGGAGGAGAACAAGGCGATCTTCTATATGATCATTTAAGTGAAAAGGATGAGATGTGGTTTGACTTCATGGCTGATACTGGTGATGGTGGGAACTCATCGTATGCTGTGGCACGACTACTTGCTCAGCCTTCCATTCGTCTCACTAGAGGTGATTCTGTGGTTACCCTACCACGTGGAAACTTGCTACTTATTGGAGGAGATCTAGC GTACCCTAATCCGTCAGCATTCACATATGAAAGGCGTTTCTTCCGTCCTTTTGAGTATGCTCTCCAGCCCCCTGTGTGGTATAAGCCAGAGCACGTAGCTGTAAACAAGCCTGAGGTACCTTGTGGGGTGTCTGAACTGAAGCAATATGATGGACCTCAGTGTTTTGTTATTCCTGGAAACCATG ATTGGTTTGATGGTCTTAATACCTTTATAAGGTATATATGTCATAAAAGCTGGTTGGGCGGGTGGTTTATGCCTCAAAAGAAGAGTTATTTTGCTTTGCAACTCCCTAAAAGGTGGTGGGTATTTGGTCTCGATCTAGCACTCCTTGGTGATATTGATGTATACCAATTCAAATTCTTTTCAGAAGTAGTAAAGAACAAg GTTGGTGATGAGGACTCTGTGATCATTATGACACATGAACCAAGTTGGCTTATTGATTGGTATTGGGATGACGTGTCTGGGAAGAATATCTCGCACCTGATATCTGATTATTTGAAAGGAAGGTGCAAGCTTCGAATGGCTGGGGACCTGCATCACTATATGCGCCATTCCTCTGTTAAATCAGATGGGCCAGTTCATGTGCCACACCTACTAGTAAATGGTTGTGGTGGGGCATTTCTGCATCCCACTCATGTTTttagtaaatttaaaaaatttcaaggagTTTCTTATGAGTGCAAGGCTGCATATCCTTCGTATGTCGATTCAAGCAGG ATTGCACTGGGAAATATTTTGAAGTTTCGGAAGAAGAATTGGCAATTTGATTTTATTGGTGGCATTATATACTTTATATTGGTCTTTTCTATGTTCCCACAG tGCAAGCTCGATCACATCTTGCAAGAGCGTTCATTTTCAGGTCACTTGAGGAGCTTCATCGGCACAGTGTGGAGTGCTTTTATATACATGCTGGAACATTCTTATGTATCTTTAGCAGGTGCTCTGCTATTGCTAATTGTAGCAATCACATTTGTACCCCCGAAAGTGTCTCGGAAGAAAAGGGTAATAATCGGAGTTCTTCATGTTTCTGCTCACTTGGCTTCAGCTTTAATTCTTATGTTGCTGTTGGAACTGGGTGTTGAGACGTGTGTCCAGCATAAACTACTAGCAACCTCAg GTTATCACACTTTATATCAGTGGTACCGCACGGTGGAAAGTGAGCACTTTCCAGATCCAACTGGCCTTCGAGCTCGTATAGAACAATGGACCTATGGCCTTTATCCAGCATGTATCAAGTATCTCATGTCTGCATTTGATATTCCAGAG GTCATGGCTGTAACACGGAGCAACCTATGCAAGAATGGAATAGATTCACTCTCTCGAGCCGGTGCTTATGTATACTATGCTTCAGTCTTCCTTTACTTTTGGGTCTTCTCAACCCCTGTGGTTTCCTTGGTGTTTGGAAGCTACTTATACATCTGCATAAACTGGCTTCACATACACTTCGATGAAGCCTTCTCCTCTTTAAGAATTGCAAATTATAAAGCATTCACTCGTTTCCATATCAAGTCTGATGGTGATCTTGAAGTTTTCACCCTTGCTGTTGATAAG